One window of the Devosia sp. 2618 genome contains the following:
- the argC gene encoding N-acetyl-gamma-glutamyl-phosphate reductase translates to MAAKIFIDGEAGTTGLQIRERLAGRRDLEVLSIAADKRKDQDERKRLLNAADVAILCLPDDAAKESVSLIDNDTTRVIDASTAYRVDPNWAYGFAEMDKGQSDKIAKARFVSNPGCYPQGPIITVRPLIDAGILPASFPITVNAISGYTGGGKSMIGEYEAAGASASKVMPYGLTFQHKHVAEMVKYSTLDHAPLFVPAVGDYAQGMVTFVPLQLHQLDKVPTGREIHAAIADHLAGIKDSFVTLAPYEEIAKTPELDPQTYNNTNAMKLHVFANDARAQVLLVAVYDNLGKGASGAAVQNLNLMLGVSAKDSVAA, encoded by the coding sequence ATGGCCGCCAAGATTTTCATCGACGGAGAAGCTGGAACCACGGGTCTGCAGATCCGCGAGCGCCTGGCCGGTCGGCGAGATCTCGAAGTGCTCTCGATTGCCGCTGACAAGCGCAAGGATCAGGACGAGCGCAAGCGCCTGCTGAACGCCGCCGATGTCGCGATCCTCTGCCTGCCCGACGATGCGGCCAAGGAAAGCGTGTCGCTGATCGACAATGACACGACCCGCGTCATCGATGCCTCGACCGCCTATCGCGTCGATCCGAACTGGGCCTATGGCTTTGCCGAAATGGACAAGGGCCAGAGCGACAAGATCGCCAAGGCGCGCTTCGTTTCTAATCCGGGCTGCTATCCGCAGGGTCCGATCATCACCGTGCGCCCGCTGATCGATGCCGGCATTCTGCCTGCGTCCTTCCCGATCACGGTCAATGCCATTTCCGGCTATACCGGCGGCGGCAAATCGATGATTGGCGAATATGAAGCGGCCGGTGCCAGCGCCAGCAAGGTCATGCCTTATGGTTTGACCTTCCAGCACAAGCACGTCGCCGAAATGGTGAAATACTCCACGCTCGACCACGCGCCGCTGTTTGTTCCTGCCGTGGGCGATTATGCGCAGGGCATGGTGACTTTCGTACCGTTGCAGCTGCATCAGCTCGACAAGGTGCCAACCGGCCGCGAGATCCACGCCGCGATTGCCGATCATCTGGCCGGGATCAAGGACAGTTTCGTGACGCTGGCGCCTTACGAAGAAATCGCCAAGACGCCCGAGCTCGATCCGCAGACCTACAACAACACCAACGCCATGAAGCTGCACGTGTTCGCCAATGACGCGCGCGCCCAGGTGCTGCTGGTTGCGGTCTACGACAATCTCGGCAAGGGCGCCTCGGGTGCTGCCGTGCAGAACCTGAACCTGATGCTGGGCGTCAGCGCCAAGGACAGCGTTGCGGCCTGA
- the deoD gene encoding purine-nucleoside phosphorylase translates to MTPHNHAKPGDYADAVLLPGDPLRAKWIAETFLDEAQLVNSVRNCLGYTGTYKGKRVSVQATGMGQPSLAIYVHELINVYGLKTLIRVGTCGGLNAKVKVRDLVLAQAASTDSAIVKDRFGAYNFAPVADFGLLRAAAAKAEEKGMRFHAGNMLSSDIFYHADGLAGYDKLPEHGVLGVEMEAAALYTLAARFGVRALTICTMTDCLITKEEIDSTERQTSLKEMVTVALEVAIEA, encoded by the coding sequence ATGACACCCCATAACCACGCCAAGCCGGGTGACTATGCGGATGCCGTGCTGCTGCCGGGCGATCCACTGCGTGCCAAATGGATTGCCGAGACCTTCCTCGACGAGGCTCAACTGGTCAATTCGGTGCGCAATTGCCTTGGTTATACCGGCACCTATAAGGGCAAGCGCGTTTCGGTGCAAGCCACCGGCATGGGCCAGCCATCGCTGGCGATCTATGTGCATGAGCTGATCAACGTCTATGGCCTCAAGACGCTGATCCGCGTCGGCACCTGTGGCGGGCTCAATGCCAAGGTCAAGGTGCGCGATCTGGTGCTGGCGCAGGCTGCCTCCACCGACAGCGCCATCGTCAAGGATCGCTTCGGCGCCTACAATTTCGCGCCCGTCGCCGATTTCGGCCTGCTGCGCGCCGCCGCCGCCAAGGCCGAGGAAAAGGGCATGCGCTTCCACGCCGGCAATATGCTGAGCTCGGACATTTTCTACCACGCCGATGGCCTGGCAGGTTACGACAAGCTGCCCGAACACGGCGTGCTCGGCGTCGAAATGGAGGCCGCCGCGCTTTACACTTTGGCCGCCCGCTTTGGCGTCAGGGCGCTGACCATCTGCACCATGACCGACTGCCTGATCACCAAGGAAGAAATCGACTCCACCGAACGCCAGACCTCGCTCAAGGAAATGGTGACGGTGGCGTTGGAAGTAGCGATCGAGGCTTAG
- a CDS encoding glyoxalase superfamily protein: MAFTRTVPILRSFDEAKAREFYLDWLGFTIDWEHRFEPDLPLYLQISRDGLVLHISEHHGDATPGSHIRVEMTDLRALHVELTAKRYKNNRPGLETPSWGGLAMTITDPAGNRITFSQGR, translated from the coding sequence ATGGCCTTCACTCGCACCGTCCCGATTCTGCGCAGCTTTGATGAAGCCAAGGCGCGGGAGTTTTATCTCGACTGGCTCGGTTTCACGATTGATTGGGAACACCGCTTCGAGCCCGACCTGCCGCTCTATCTGCAGATCAGCCGCGACGGACTGGTGCTGCACATCTCCGAACATCACGGCGACGCCACGCCGGGCAGCCATATTCGGGTCGAGATGACAGACCTACGGGCGCTGCATGTCGAACTGACGGCCAAGCGCTACAAGAACAACCGCCCCGGGTTGGAAACGCCATCCTGGGGCGGACTGGCGATGACAATCACCGATCCCGCGGGGAACAGGATTACGTTCTCGCAAGGGAGGTGA
- a CDS encoding LLM class flavin-dependent oxidoreductase has protein sequence MAAPFALSLQDLAPIAEGTTTAQAMAETILLAQEADRLGYTRLWYAEHHGMPSIASSVPEILIGSAAAHTRNIRVGSGGVMLLNHAPLRIAEAYRTLEGLYPGRIDLGLGRAPGGDGYAMRALRSGGGEEFSAYLAELMAFDEDSFPPEHPFSHVPVSPGGMRLPPMWLLGSSGASAQAAGQLGIGYAFAAHFSHTPPAPAFEAYRYAFNATDAFPKPKTMLCVSVICAPTDEEAQYLSRSQAVSWALFTTGEQRKLMSPEEAHARELTPQQQSVIAHQSTLWIVGSPETVRDTIAEKAESCEADEVMITTTVHSYELRRRSYALVAEAFGVAARG, from the coding sequence ATGGCCGCTCCCTTTGCCCTGTCATTGCAGGACCTCGCCCCGATTGCCGAGGGCACGACAACGGCGCAGGCAATGGCCGAGACCATCCTTCTGGCGCAGGAAGCCGACCGGCTCGGCTATACGCGGCTGTGGTATGCTGAGCACCACGGCATGCCGTCCATCGCCTCGTCGGTGCCGGAAATTCTGATCGGCAGTGCTGCGGCGCATACCAGAAACATTCGCGTCGGTTCGGGCGGCGTCATGCTGCTCAATCACGCCCCCCTCCGCATCGCCGAAGCCTATCGCACGCTCGAAGGCCTCTATCCCGGTCGTATCGATCTGGGACTGGGCCGCGCGCCTGGTGGTGACGGCTATGCCATGCGGGCGCTGCGCAGTGGCGGCGGCGAAGAGTTTTCCGCCTATCTCGCCGAACTGATGGCCTTCGACGAGGACAGCTTTCCGCCCGAACATCCCTTTTCGCACGTCCCGGTGTCGCCCGGCGGTATGCGCCTGCCGCCGATGTGGCTGCTCGGCTCGTCTGGCGCCAGCGCGCAGGCGGCGGGGCAATTGGGCATCGGCTACGCCTTTGCCGCCCATTTCAGCCACACGCCTCCCGCGCCAGCCTTTGAGGCCTATCGCTACGCGTTCAACGCCACCGACGCCTTCCCCAAGCCCAAGACCATGTTGTGTGTGTCGGTGATCTGCGCCCCCACCGATGAGGAGGCGCAATACCTGTCGCGCTCGCAGGCGGTGAGCTGGGCACTGTTTACCACCGGCGAGCAGCGCAAACTGATGTCACCGGAAGAGGCGCATGCCCGCGAGCTGACGCCGCAGCAGCAATCGGTGATCGCGCATCAGTCGACACTGTGGATTGTGGGTTCGCCCGAGACGGTGCGCGATACGATCGCGGAAAAGGCCGAGAGCTGTGAGGCCGACGAGGTGATGATCACGACGACGGTGCATAGCTATGAGCTGCGGCGGCGGAGTTATGCGTTGGTGGCTGAGGCGTTTGGGGTGGCGGCGCGGGGGTAA
- a CDS encoding GNAT family N-acetyltransferase, which yields MVDIHYEPELSPESRTAVLDGLIAFNRSQTPDFKGAYGSIGLMLKHPDTGLVEGGLTARMGFGWMFVELLFVPERLRGQGVGLDLMAEAERVAREHQLVGIWLDTFAFQARGFYEKLGYVVFGEIENYPPGSSRYFLRKHLS from the coding sequence GTGGTCGACATTCACTACGAGCCCGAGCTCTCCCCCGAGAGCCGGACGGCCGTGCTGGATGGGCTGATTGCCTTTAACCGCAGCCAGACGCCCGATTTTAAGGGCGCCTATGGCTCCATTGGTCTGATGCTCAAGCATCCCGATACCGGGTTGGTCGAGGGTGGGCTGACGGCGCGGATGGGTTTTGGCTGGATGTTTGTCGAATTGCTGTTCGTGCCCGAGCGTCTGCGCGGGCAGGGCGTCGGGCTTGATCTGATGGCCGAGGCCGAGCGCGTGGCGCGCGAGCATCAGCTGGTCGGCATCTGGCTCGATACTTTCGCGTTTCAGGCGCGTGGGTTTTACGAAAAGCTCGGCTACGTCGTGTTCGGCGAAATCGAGAACTATCCGCCCGGCTCGAGCCGGTATTTCCTCCGCAAACATTTGAGTTGA
- the leuD gene encoding 3-isopropylmalate dehydratase small subunit, translating to MDKFITHTGVAAPLPIINIDTDMIIPKQYLKTIKRTGLGTALFSEMRYNEDGTENPEFVLNKPGYRQASIIVAGDNFGCGSSREHAPWALLDFGVRCVISTSFADIFYNNCFKNGILPLVVSPEQLKLLLDDAERGSNATLTIDLEAQTVRGPDGGTIHFDIDPSRKQILLEGLDDIAGTLKSDPSITTFETKMASDRPWL from the coding sequence ATGGACAAATTCATTACCCATACCGGTGTCGCGGCGCCCCTGCCGATCATCAATATCGACACCGACATGATCATCCCCAAGCAGTATCTCAAGACCATCAAGCGGACTGGTCTGGGCACGGCGCTGTTTTCGGAAATGCGCTATAATGAAGATGGCACCGAGAACCCCGAATTTGTCTTGAACAAGCCGGGTTACCGTCAGGCGTCGATCATCGTGGCCGGCGACAATTTTGGTTGTGGTTCCTCGCGCGAGCACGCGCCATGGGCGCTGCTCGATTTTGGCGTGCGCTGCGTGATCTCGACCAGCTTCGCCGACATTTTCTACAATAACTGCTTCAAGAACGGCATCCTGCCGCTGGTCGTTTCGCCAGAGCAGCTCAAGCTGCTGCTCGATGACGCCGAGCGCGGCTCCAACGCAACCCTCACCATCGATCTGGAAGCCCAGACCGTTCGCGGCCCCGATGGCGGCACCATCCATTTCGATATCGACCCGTCGCGCAAGCAGATCCTGCTTGAAGGCCTCGACGATATCGCCGGCACGCTCAAGTCCGATCCGTCGATCACGACGTTCGAAACCAAGATGGCGTCCGACCGCCCCTGGCTCTAA
- a CDS encoding NAD(P)/FAD-dependent oxidoreductase encodes MPHYDVVILGAGAAGMMAAVEAGKRGRSVLVVDHARYAGEKIRISGGGRCNFTNINATIDKGRDRFLSQNPRFALSALSRYTPDMFIAMVRDHGISFHEKTLGQLFCDGPATQINTMLLGELRKAGATLVLETSVESVTKEDTGFSIQLSTSSITSDSLIVATGGKSIPKMGATGLGYQLATQFGLRLTDTRPALVPLTFETGALEKLKELSGIATDAIVKHGRTAFEEALLFTHRGLSGPAILQISSYWREGDAISVDLLPGQDAAEALRAARKANPKVQVQTVLGGMLPKKLAQLLGDELYMPGMVGDFSDKKLAAVEAVLKSWTLKPVGSEGYRTAEVTLGGVDTRDLDAKTMASREVPGLYFIGEVVDVTGWLGGYNFQWAWASGFAAGQAA; translated from the coding sequence GTCGCTCGGTGCTGGTGGTCGATCACGCCCGCTATGCCGGCGAAAAGATCCGCATTTCGGGCGGCGGGCGCTGCAACTTCACCAATATCAACGCCACCATCGACAAGGGTCGCGACCGGTTTTTGAGCCAGAACCCGCGCTTTGCGCTGTCGGCGCTCAGCCGCTACACGCCCGACATGTTCATCGCCATGGTGCGCGACCATGGCATTTCGTTTCACGAAAAGACCCTCGGGCAATTGTTCTGCGATGGCCCGGCCACACAGATCAACACCATGTTGCTCGGCGAACTGCGCAAGGCCGGCGCGACGCTGGTGCTGGAAACGTCGGTCGAAAGCGTGACCAAGGAAGACACCGGTTTTTCTATTCAGCTGTCGACCTCGTCGATCACCTCCGACAGCCTGATCGTTGCCACCGGCGGCAAGTCGATCCCCAAAATGGGCGCGACCGGGCTTGGCTATCAGCTGGCCACCCAGTTCGGCCTGCGGCTGACCGACACCCGCCCGGCGCTGGTGCCGCTGACCTTTGAAACCGGGGCGCTCGAAAAGCTCAAGGAACTGTCGGGCATCGCCACGGACGCCATCGTCAAGCACGGCAGGACGGCGTTCGAGGAAGCTCTGTTGTTCACCCATCGCGGCCTGTCGGGCCCCGCAATCCTGCAGATTTCGTCCTATTGGCGCGAAGGCGACGCCATTTCGGTTGATCTGCTGCCCGGCCAGGACGCCGCCGAAGCGCTGCGCGCCGCTCGCAAGGCCAATCCCAAGGTGCAGGTGCAGACGGTACTGGGCGGCATGCTGCCCAAAAAGCTCGCGCAACTGCTCGGCGACGAACTCTACATGCCCGGCATGGTCGGCGATTTCTCGGACAAAAAGCTCGCCGCCGTCGAAGCCGTGCTCAAGAGCTGGACGCTGAAACCCGTCGGTTCGGAGGGCTATCGCACCGCCGAAGTGACACTGGGCGGCGTCGATACGCGCGATCTGGACGCCAAGACCATGGCCTCGCGCGAGGTGCCGGGGCTGTATTTCATCGGCGAAGTGGTTGATGTGACCGGCTGGCTGGGTGGATATAACTTCCAGTGGGCCTGGGCTTCGGGGTTCGCGGCTGGGCAGGCGGCATAG
- a CDS encoding RidA family protein, which produces MVQRVSTGSPFEATFGYSRAVRHDDTIYVSGTTGYDYATMTMPDDIGQQAANALATIDKALKEAGSSIQDTVRVVYYVGDRNDVNAVVAAVGPVFKDIRPAASMLIVQMIEAGMKIEIEVTARIGAANS; this is translated from the coding sequence ATGGTCCAGCGCGTCTCCACCGGTTCGCCTTTCGAAGCCACCTTCGGCTATTCCCGCGCCGTGCGGCACGACGACACCATCTATGTGTCGGGCACCACCGGTTATGACTATGCGACCATGACCATGCCGGATGATATCGGCCAGCAGGCCGCCAATGCGCTGGCCACCATCGACAAGGCCCTCAAGGAAGCCGGCTCGTCCATCCAGGACACCGTGCGCGTGGTCTACTATGTCGGCGACCGCAATGACGTGAACGCGGTCGTCGCCGCCGTCGGCCCCGTGTTCAAAGACATCCGCCCGGCTGCGTCCATGCTGATCGTCCAGATGATCGAAGCGGGCATGAAGATCGAGATTGAAGTGACGGCGCGGATCGGGGCGGCGAACTCGTAA